In Silurus meridionalis isolate SWU-2019-XX chromosome 19, ASM1480568v1, whole genome shotgun sequence, the DNA window ACATTAATAAGAGCAGCAAACAGCTCAGAGGTGACCTCCATGGCTCCACACCtcttgtttaatatttaatttaggtGAGGTCGGTCTCAAATctcaaaattaattcattatcaACTCTCAATGAAGATTATTCaactgaaaaatgaaaaaaaaaaaattgtgcttttctTTATGAACCATCACAATCAACACTATATTTCTGCTTCACAGAGGGTTCATGGACTCCTGTCCCTGGTAAAGTGGCCGGTGAAGTGAAATTGTCCATTTCTTACAAGAGCAACAAGCTGATCATTATGGTGATGCACATACGAGGCCTGGTGAGTCTTTTGATAACATCTATCATTAGGATAagaaatatgatataataagcattcctttaatttatttattttttgcttgtttacAGCAACCTTTGCAGGACGGCACTGACCCGGATCCGTATGTCAAACTGTACCTGCTCCCTGATCCCCAGAAAACAAGCAAGAGGAAGACTAAGGCCGCTCGGCGCACCTGCAATCCCACGTATAACGAAAtggtaaagatttttttagCAATGTGTCACAAGACCACTTTCACTCTTCACTAGAAGTAGTTTGAAGTGTCCACATCCAGAAGTCAAAACCTGCAGTGTCttacaaacaaaatcataatCAATGGCCCCGTTAAGAGGAGGAGGACAGGATCTAACATTAAACTCGAACATAACTGTAttgttctattttattatatttttagccAGATCCACAAGTATTTGGACTTATATACTCTATATCTAAATGTAATAATAGCATTCAGTTAGCTTCAGTTACTGCATGTTTTTGAGACTAATATGTTCTTAAATGTCAGTCATTTGACCTCAACCCACCTGAAAACGCACAGGGATGCAAAATAATTGTATCACTGTTCCACATTTTCTCCCGTCACATGACACCTTACACTGAGAAGACACGTACTTCCCCTAAAACACTTTTCAAATTGTTAGTCATGTTTAAACATTGCAAACTGTCTTTCTGCATGCACAAGCTCACAGATGCCCATGACTGACAACAGAAATGCCTTCACCATTTACAGcagttttccttattttttggttgcatttttcagtaaaaaatttggcatcattctttatttgtatttttctctgtGCCTGTGTCTGATGTTTGCTTTGGTTTTCTCACCCTGTAGCTGGTGTATGACGGGATACCACGTGGTGATCTGAGCCAAAGGTCAATTCATCTTCGAGTCCTGGGTGATGGGGCGTTTTGGGAAAACACGCTGCTGGGCGAGGCCTTCATTCCCTTAAAGAATGTCACACCTGGCCAGTATTGGGTGGACTGGCACCAGCTGAGCACAGGCAGCTCGGATACTAGCCgctaacaaaaacacacagctgcAAAGACAGACAGGGTGATGAAGTGATCGCTGCATTGTGATCAGCAGGCGTAATTCGGCACGTCTCTGTGAAAGGGAACTGACTCCGAAACGAAGCTTATCGAGAAGCATGTACACGTCTGTCTTTGCACCGGGTTCTATGAGTTCTGTGTAGAAGAATGTATTTTCCCCACACTGGGGGTGTTTGTTGCTGAGAGACTTGTAGAGACGTGTGATAGAGAGCCATCACCGCATGTGCTTAGTCATGTTGGGGTTTTATTGCCCTCTCCCTGGTCAGTGAGAATTGGACATGGCTGAAACAGCGCAGTTGAGAAGAGAAACACCGACTCTGTCGAATTCCTAGTCGGATCCAAAAACTTTGTCCGTTGTACAGCCTCATAATTTCCTGTTAAGAGAGGGGAAGTGGAATGTTATAACTTATTTCTTGTTAAGATGTCCTTTTATTTTGGCTCGATTTGGAGCTAGCTTTTTGTTGACATTTACGTCTTTGTGATTTTAGATTCTTACGGATTTTACCGAATAAAATAAGAGGCAGATATGAACTGTTGTAAAAACCGATTAGATTCACTTCGCTGGTGGCGGGGATCTTATCCTACCTTGATGAACTAAAACACTTGACATTCTTTGGCATTGCaaactggggtgcagtcacgcAAAGTCTAAAGCATCTGTAATAtgagtgacattttttttaaccaagcaCTAGGCGCTAAACTGATTTGGGATGCAGTGGTATTGATATTCTTTGATATTCTTCCAATATATCTCCTAGCCCAATAGCACACAACCCAAACACCTTATTTACAGGTGCACTTAACAGCTTGCCTTCAACTTAAGCGTGAAGGTTGGAACGTGATGACAGGAGCCTGAGCAGGCAGTTAAAGTTTCGGTTTGGACATCGTATCGCAAACTTAGAGCTGTGCAGTCGAATGATTCACGTGCATGCTGTGAAAATTGCTACTGGATAAATGTTGCACTTTTGGCCTTATTTGCCATGAAGTATTTTGTGCTTACGTTTCTGGGATCAGTCGTTTGTTGcttgaaattaaatattttatttatttgaataaagcaAAGATTAACACGCAAGTACTGTTAATATGTTTGTGTTAATATTCATTCCTTGATTTCAAATTGTTTGCGAAAGTCAACTGTTGGGAACTAAATCTAACCTTTAAGCTTTaatgtgtcttttttgttttgttttatctcCTTAAAAATAGATGCATGCAAAAGATTCCCTTAGATCACTGATTTAATTGCtggcatttgttttttgtttttgtccttttttttttttttttttttaaccttttcacatactttctctttctgtttctttgcaGCACAAACTTGTTGATCTGCCAATTTCACTAGTTAATCCACTGTCCCAAACAAAACTAAAGGTCTCAGTGGAAAAGCTTGTTAAATGAAGGAAATGCTTGAAATGCACCAAAATTTAAAACCTTATTTGAacaatatgtatgtaaatacaGGAATTCTGACATGGTGTGAACAGTAAAGCACATTGTTGCTTGCCTGGAGGTGAAGGGAATTTTCTGAACAACATGCACTCGAAAAGGTCCACCTCCCGAGAGTCATGTTGTTTTGCTCATTTGTTGTCTGAGTAATTCTGTCACTAATGTTTCTAATGCTGAAGTTGATCAACTTAATTTTTGAAGTAGCAAACTGTACTGAGTTTTCTTACTGGTGAGTTGCTCTTTGTGTGCACTTGTAAGAAAGACTGTTGAAAAAGCTCAGACTTGCTTTGATTATGCAGAAATTTGCAAAAGGGAAAGTCAGACAAACCCAAACGAGTTTACTTTGAATCACCACAGGTCTTTTGTGCAACAGAAAATAGGAAAGAAGTAAGTGTAAGTTCAAAATGAACAGGCTTTGTGTGTTGTATATATTAAGAGTATaatgtgtttgtgcttttaTGGTTTGGTCACACTGTTTGGTTTTTCTGACATAGCTATGTTCCTTTTAGATcatgattttttatatatatatatatatatatatatatatatatatatatatatatatatatatatatatatatatatatattatttgcactaaataataaaatgaacttGAATTCAAAACAGAAAAGAACTGGTCATGTTTGAGGATGTGTATCTGCTTAGTGGTCAAATTGCAGTTTGTCAAAAAAAGAGAACTTGTCATTCATGCAAATAAGGGAATGGTTTCATTTTGCCTGTTTATTAACATTGCTTAAACTCATGAgccacacctgcacatccacaccATTTTCCAATGAGCCGATCATGTGGCAGTGGTACAAAGCATAAAATCAGGCAGTTACAGATTAATGTTTATGCACCATATAGACAAATGACTGACACCTGGTTGTAAGACTTTGTGCTTtgtgaacatttcattccacattaaggtattatttgctgttataataacctccattcttctgggaagatgttctaccagATTCTGGAGTTTGAtttgagatttgtgttcattcagcgaaagggtgttagtaaagtagtGAAGAATGTAGTatgacctggggtgcagtcagtgtttcaattcatcccaaaagtgttcaatatgGCCTCTACAGCAGGtcactcgagatcttccactccaacccatgtaaaccatatcatcatggagctggcttcggCACAgaggcatcgtcatgctggaacaggtttggttctcttaattcaagtgaagggaaaattgtatGTTACTGCAACCAAAGACTTtgcatacaattgtgtgcttccaacttcgtggtaacagtttggggaagaaccacatatgagtCAGGTGTCTGCTGTCATACATTTGTCCAAGTAGTGTGTCTCGCATCACAACAGGAAGTAGTGTGATCTCTATGACTGTGGcgtggttgttggtgccagactgACTAGATTGATTTCATTGGATTTTCATGTACAATAGTCTattgtttcagaaaaaaataaacaccagtAAGCAAAAGTGAACATGCCTGTTTAGAAAAGATGGACAAATAGCCAGACTGGATCAAGCTGAAAGGAAGATTACCCGAGATCCCCTTTTCTCCCATTGTAATGTTGGATGTGAATATATGGTTAATCTtgacatgtatgtatgtatgtatgtatgatgccatgcattgtgctgctgcaaaataaaaatacaggtgTCCCTAATTTCTGATTTGGCTGTGGCTCACACCCAGGTTTGTCAACATCGCACAGGCGTTTAAAGTTACATcaagtctgtgtttttttcttgtgtctGACTCTCCATGTAAGCTGTGTTTGTTACTTCATTGATTATAGTCATTAAGGTTAATGCTGCATTGGGAGGAGTAATGATGACTGACAAACCTGATAATTATCCAAACAAAAGGCTAGTTCTTACAAGATTTACTGTTCAACATGATGGGATGTTAGAAAGTCAGAAAAAGCTATTGAATGTATTATAATGATACAAGGATGTATAATGACTGCATAAACTGTTCTGGAGCTAGTTTAACTCAGAATATGCTTAAAGATTATtgaaatttttacacaaaatgacaaaaacatccaatttatgtactgtatatgtttatagAATCTGAATTTCTTAATGACAGTCtaagtgatttttcttttcaaaagttCATATTATTTTAGTCCTATTACttatagtgcaaaaaatacattaaaattggGTAATAAGGTaatttataatagtaatatagtTCAGACTACACTGTGACATTTTTAATTAGAGCTACTGTATTAAAGAGgacattttactgtttattttcactTGGGATCTGTTTGGAACGAAGTATCATTTAAAATGAGCTAAATGTGATTAGTATGGTTTAAACAATAATCTGTTCTATAACAAGAAAGTATGTCATTATCACATATAAGCACAGTTTTCTTGGTCTATTATATATCAAATAACTgtcttattaattaaaaaattgagGCTGTCCAGGAAGCAAAAAACTAATTTACTTGTTTGTGGATGTTTCACATCATTAAATCTTGTGGAGTCACTTTTTTCATTCCAACCGTGGCAAACCATGTTTTCATGTGCACCTGTCATTCTGGAATGGGTTTGGCCTCTTGGTTCCAATGAAAACAAATTATAATGCTACAACACACAAGGATattctatacagttgtgtgcttctGATGCTTTTGATGCAAATTCTTTATGGGCAGTTCTTCATAGTGAAACAGACCCAGTGCCAATAGCGTATTAGAATGAACGAACTGTCCTGAACTAGGCTGAAGATCATTTCCTAGCAAGGCCACCAGATAGTACATCTGATCAGTGACATGGTGTGAAGTCAAACGTAGATTTACTGTACAGATGTACACATATATgaattgtatatattaaatatatctaATTTGATTAGGCGGTGCTATTTAATGTTATGCAATCAGTACTTGGGTTCTCTTGCGGCAGGGGTAATGGCTTTTTTTTCGATAGGAACGAGCCTAATTATCTTTTACACAGACGTGAAATAAGTTCTCTAGACTATGGAAGGCGATGACCTGCAAACAAGAGGCCTACACGAAATATATTGGAGATTTTCACACAAATAGTCACAGGCACACACCTATTTCCTGTTCTCAGTTCATTTTGAATGGGATTTGCCCAAACCGAAAGAAAGGTAGAGAAATTGCATTTATAACACAAATCAGAGTGAAAACAccttgtttctaaaaaaaaaggaaaattatatatatatatatatatatatatatatatatatatatatatatatatatatatatatttcacattccatgacatttatttctattgaaaAAACGCCAGTCCTGACTGCACGTCTCTGTAGCGTTTGATATGTGCGCATGCGCTTCAGCAATGGAACGTGTGTAACAGGAACTGTGCGTAGACCGGAATTCTGCGACGCTCCCTAACTCCGCCCTTGTGAGCACGGAGTTTATCGACGGTCCCTTACAGTCTTTTCTGATGAAATCTCTCGTTGTTGTCGCTGCGTTTTTTCTCTGCTAGCCTTCAGTCTGGACCGACAGGAAAAGAGGAACGAGAAAACTTGCCGCTGAAAAGCACTGTCGAAAATACCACTACTTACACAGCATACTTCcgcagagtttttttttgtttcgtaCGAGACATTTCCATcgaaattattgttttttgaaAAAGCGACTGAATGCCGACACGCTAACTCCGTACTCAGCGCTCTTATCGGAAGAGGAGGGGACCTTCAGCTGGCGCCTTGCTTCAATATCGACTTtaaacctaaaataaaacacaaaaaatggcTTGCATATCGACGTTTGATTTGGGATGTGTGGAATTGATCAGCTCTATTATTATCACGCCAACGTcctctgttttttcttctgttctcaataagtgtgtgaatgtgatgaatCCTCAATGTGGAGCTGCTGTGAACAGGAACATGGCGAGTGCCGGGGACAATATGGGCGCCGACTGCCTTCACTGCTGGGTCGCATGGAGAGCTAACCGGCAGCATGGCCTTGTTTAAACACTATGGACACTTTGGGGATTTAATGCTATTACACACGGACAGTATTCTGACActttatttgtttctgtttttcagtAGCTAATATTTAGCAGCACATGAAGTCACTTCCTAGTTAAAACGCTCCTCCAGCTGGCGCTAGTTCTGACAcgtggatttttttatttaatttaacttcTTAACACTTTTTAGGTTAACATATTGAGTATTAACTGAGGCTTGtaaaaagggaggaaaaaaaacacttggttACTACCTAAGAAGTTACAGGAACGTCAGTTtgtgccctgtgtgtgtgtgtgtgtgtgctttttttttttttttttttttccccaggatCACAATAATcctatttagtattttttgaATAGTTAATATATAGTAATGTATAGAAGTATGAGCTCTGAGGAAACCTTCTCTAAAAGGGTGTCAGGGCCTGGCACTAGCCTTGAGGTGGGGAATGACGGCTCAGCAAGCTTCTGGATCAGTTTGCTGTCAGCAGTGTCGAGGCCCGCATGGTCGCTTTTTCAGAAATATTTGCCTGGAAGATCGCAGACTTGGTCCAGCGAGGCAGGAAAATCTAAGCTTGACTTTGGACAACAGCTAATGACAGGTCTAGACGAGCTCCTGCCTTCTGAACGGAGTTCCTCTCCCCTGAGTGTGGCTTATGTTCACTGTCAGCATGGAAACGGCGTCTTTGTTAATTCAGGAGATGCAGAAAGTCTGCGCTGGTTAACAGGAGAGACTCTGAGGGAGCTGGGGATTCAGGACACCCGGAATACGAACTGCAACGCTCACCAAAGCGCCCCGatggaattcaggtacctggcaTCGACGAGGAAGTTTCTAAGCCAAGTTCTGAACCCGAAAGAAGGAAAGCAAACGGAGGCCGTGCAGCACAAGTTGGGCATTTGGTACCATGGGTCAGGCGCGAGAGCCTCAAACACCTGGTGGTGGTGGCAGGGACTTTGGAGATCTGAAGATCCCCAAAACAGTGCGCCTGCTTTGTACCAGACTAGAACCTGTGCTGCTGCCACTGGAACAAAGTCCCTGCATTGTGGAGAGCCCTACAGTAGTGGTCATTGTGAGCCAGGTTGCCAGAGGTCAGCTGGTGCAGTTGATAAGCCAGTCAAACTGGTAGGACACAGCAGTGAGGCTGAATGGACATGCAGCGAATGTGCTGGACCTTCACACATCAAAGAGTCAGCTGATCATACAGGCCTTCACACGGAAAGGCTGGAATTCCTCCCGAACTCAGTGCGCCTACCATCCGCCTGTGATCACAGCCTTTTAGAGCATCAAATTGGGACTGGGGCTCCTGCTACCTGCAGCGAGGTGCCGGTTCTGACCCCAGATCAGGACAATGGCTACTCTAGTTTGGAGGAAGAAGGTGCCAGTGCAAGGCAACATAATATGAATGCTGTTTGTGAATTGTCAGGCCTTGACCGTTCTGCTGCTTCCCAGGCTGGTGATCATGGGCACGGAGGAGAGGAGGACAAATCTACTGGGAATATTCATTGCAAGAGGTTTGAGAACAAAGCCGAGgacaaggaggaggagaaagagcaaaacacagagcCGGTGATTGTACATGAGGCTTTTCCAGTTCAATCCACCCCTTACTGTCAGAATAAGGTCATTGCTTACATCATGGGCAGCCCCTGCAGCGATGAGTCGGACATGGAAGACAGCAGTGTTCAGGAAAGCGATGAGGACGATGATGGCTTTGACAGCGACATCTTGGATAGCTGTTCTGACTCTTCTGAGAATTCTGACgacagtgatgatgaggatgaagaggacGAGGAGGATTCAGAATCGGATGAGCTTGACTCTGAGAGTGAAAGATTGTGGAATTCATTGTGCCAAACCAGGGACCCCTATAACCTTCGCAACTTCACAGCCCCTATCCAGACATCCCGGAACCCTTGTGCATCTACATCGAGTTTGTCCCCTTTGGGATCTCCAGTGGAAGCCGATTCTCTCTTATGTTCATCCCCACTGTCCTCTCCCTCACCTCTGGGAGGAACCCAGAAAGACATGGAGTCCAGCGAAGAGGCTTGCTCATCAATGGACGAAGCAGAGAGTCTGAAACTTTGGAACTCTTTCAGCTGCTCATCAGATCCCTACAGTCCCCTGAACTTTCAGGCTTCTGTCAGAACTCTGCAACCAGTCAGACAGCGCTGTAAGTTAGAGACACGGGTTGAGCGTGTGGTCTACAGGAAAGAGGAGGCAGAGGAGAGGATGGATAGCGGATTCTCTGAGGCAGCCACTGTCCAAGGAGTTGTCAGGCTCAAAAAGGTTGGTGTGAAAACTATTTTACCAAACATGGCCAAAGTTTGTCCAAatgatttttaatttgttagaAGGATTTTAAAGAGTGGCACAgagtaaatgttttgaagatAGCAAAATAATGTGagctttaattaataataatgtaactagatacaaaaatacagtgttTAGTGTATAAACTCCAACTGTCAAGCTCCATTTGAGGTACAGTATGCGCCTGTATTCTGCCTCTCTGTAACATATTACAACATTTTTCTGTTGTAATCTCCAGTAATCGCCGTTATCTGTGACACGTTAGACATCTATTTTTTGGTTACTGCTCTCAGTGTCAGTAGTCACAGTCTGGATTTAGCTCATCATTATTAAGGCTCAGTTGTGAAAATGATGTAAAGCAGTGCAAGCAGACCATTatccttttttcctccctctatCCTCTGATGCAACACTTCCCTTTTGCTGTCTCCAGGGAGGCACGAGCGAATACTCTGCCCATTACTCATTATCACTCTGGCCCATTTTCAGTCTCTGACACTGTTAGTCATATACATTAGCTGTAACTGTAGAAATAGGCACAGTCCTAGCCATGGCAGTggaccatccatccatccaccaccATCAGacctgttcttttctttttctttttaatataatgtcAGATTGTTATAGGCGTATTTGAAATAGTTACTTAGCAACAGTGttgagtggtgtgtgagagatgtcTAAACCCTTCTGATTTCTAAAAAGATAAGCAGAGACACAATCTCATTTTTGATGAATGTGTGAGAGATACTGGAAAATCTCACTATGCTAAAAACTGTTGTTTAATCAGGAGGAAGAAAAAGTGTGACCTTTGA includes these proteins:
- the LOC124402409 gene encoding uncharacterized protein LOC124402409, encoding MYRSMSSEETFSKRVSGPGTSLEVGNDGSASFWISLLSAVSRPAWSLFQKYLPGRSQTWSSEAGKSKLDFGQQLMTGLDELLPSERSSSPLSVAYVHCQHGNGVFVNSGDAESLRWLTGETLRELGIQDTRNTNCNAHQSAPMEFRYLASTRKFLSQVLNPKEGKQTEAVQHKLGIWYHGSGARASNTWWWWQGLWRSEDPQNSAPALYQTRTCAAATGTKSLHCGEPYSSGHCEPGCQRSAGAVDKPVKLVGHSSEAEWTCSECAGPSHIKESADHTGLHTERLEFLPNSVRLPSACDHSLLEHQIGTGAPATCSEVPVLTPDQDNGYSSLEEEGASARQHNMNAVCELSGLDRSAASQAGDHGHGGEEDKSTGNIHCKRFENKAEDKEEEKEQNTEPVIVHEAFPVQSTPYCQNKVIAYIMGSPCSDESDMEDSSVQESDEDDDGFDSDILDSCSDSSENSDDSDDEDEEDEEDSESDELDSESERLWNSLCQTRDPYNLRNFTAPIQTSRNPCASTSSLSPLGSPVEADSLLCSSPLSSPSPLGGTQKDMESSEEACSSMDEAESLKLWNSFSCSSDPYSPLNFQASVRTLQPVRQRCKLETRVERVVYRKEEAEERMDSGFSEAATVQGVVRLKKVTFTEEVEEFYASSDEERRGPWEEYARDRCRFQRRVQEVEESISYCLSPSFRLSIFQRLFPSS